One genomic segment of Acinetobacter oleivorans DR1 includes these proteins:
- a CDS encoding OB-fold-containig protein — translation MADFFFNYYLMPFHLSVVALILLSVVETIGMYIGLRPSQLLKKIAPDWLSNSPLLNVKFSKALIFVFLLINFSYAGYFLQLSFFAIQHYFISPFYLIVPALVIAIFFTVFMIHCLDQVIKPKLTHTNYNLLGRLATISSGNARPGFSAQARVRDEFGQLHYVQVEPEYGELELYSQVILVRVHKSHYVAKKISVSNDLFAPD, via the coding sequence ATGGCTGATTTCTTTTTCAATTATTATCTTATGCCATTTCACTTAAGTGTAGTGGCTTTGATATTGCTCAGCGTGGTAGAAACCATTGGCATGTATATTGGACTCCGTCCAAGTCAGTTACTCAAAAAAATTGCACCCGATTGGCTTTCTAACTCACCGCTACTTAATGTTAAATTTTCTAAAGCTCTAATTTTCGTTTTTTTACTCATCAATTTCAGCTATGCAGGTTACTTTTTACAGCTCTCTTTCTTCGCAATTCAGCATTATTTTATTTCCCCATTTTATTTAATCGTCCCAGCTCTTGTGATCGCAATCTTTTTTACTGTGTTCATGATCCACTGCCTTGACCAAGTGATTAAGCCCAAGCTCACTCATACCAACTATAACCTTTTAGGCCGATTAGCAACCATTTCTAGTGGTAATGCCAGACCTGGATTTTCTGCCCAAGCCCGCGTGCGTGATGAATTTGGTCAGCTACACTACGTTCAAGTAGAACCAGAGTACGGCGAACTCGAATTATACTCTCAAGTTATTCTTGTTAGAGTGCATAAAAGCCATTATGTAGCTAAGAAAATTTCTGTATCCAACGATCTTTTTGCACCCGATTAA
- the cydP gene encoding cytochrome oxidase putative small subunit CydP has protein sequence MSLYFKNLNSRLIKEITIILIIKIVLLLTIKHIWFDAPTIPKNFDNQVAEHIAGDNISNIKETR, from the coding sequence ATGAGCCTTTATTTTAAAAATCTTAATAGTCGTTTAATTAAAGAAATCACTATTATTCTAATAATAAAAATAGTGCTTCTTTTAACGATTAAACATATTTGGTTTGATGCTCCCACCATCCCCAAAAATTTCGACAATCAGGTCGCTGAGCATATTGCTGGCGATAACATTTCCAACATTAAGGAGACACGTTGA